One genomic segment of Pseudonocardia sp. T1-2H includes these proteins:
- a CDS encoding DUF72 domain-containing protein — translation MAMIRIGTSGWRYPPWRGTFYPEGLVQRRELEHLSRAVSSIEINGSFYSLQRPESYRSWAAETPEDFLFAVKGPRFVTHMKQLRDVRTPVANFMASGVLALGEKLGPMLWQLPPRMRFDPERLDTFLSLLPHTTSAAAELAQEHDERLEGRAHLTTDADRPLRHALEVRHESFRDPAFTALLRKHDVALVVADTAGKWPFLDDVTSDLVYVRLHGDEELYVSGYSPEALDRWAERIRGWADDGRDVVVYFDNDVKVHAPYDAIALAERL, via the coding sequence GATGATCCGGATCGGAACCTCGGGGTGGCGGTACCCACCGTGGCGCGGCACGTTCTACCCCGAAGGCCTCGTCCAGCGGCGCGAGCTCGAACATCTCTCCCGCGCGGTGTCGTCGATCGAGATCAACGGCTCGTTCTACTCGTTGCAGCGCCCCGAGAGCTACCGCTCGTGGGCCGCGGAGACGCCGGAGGACTTCCTGTTCGCGGTGAAGGGGCCGCGGTTCGTCACGCACATGAAGCAGCTCCGCGACGTCCGGACGCCCGTGGCGAACTTCATGGCCAGCGGCGTGCTGGCGCTCGGGGAGAAGCTCGGCCCGATGCTCTGGCAGCTCCCGCCGCGGATGCGGTTCGACCCCGAGCGGCTCGACACGTTCCTCTCCCTGCTGCCGCACACGACCTCGGCCGCCGCGGAGCTGGCCCAGGAGCACGACGAGCGCCTCGAGGGCCGCGCGCACCTCACGACCGACGCGGACCGGCCGCTGCGGCACGCCCTCGAGGTCCGGCACGAGAGCTTCCGGGATCCCGCGTTCACCGCGTTGCTGCGCAAGCACGACGTCGCACTCGTCGTCGCGGACACGGCAGGCAAGTGGCCCTTCCTCGACGACGTCACGTCCGATCTCGTCTACGTCCGGCTGCACGGCGACGAGGAGCTCTACGTCAGCGGCTACTCGCCCGAGGCGCTCGACCGCTGGGCGGAGCGGATCCGGGGCTGGGCCGACGACGGGCGGGACGTCGTTGTCTACTTCGACAACGACGTCAAGGTGCACGCCCCCTACGACGCGATCGCACTCGCCGAACGGTTGTGA